From the genome of Triticum aestivum cultivar Chinese Spring chromosome 1A, IWGSC CS RefSeq v2.1, whole genome shotgun sequence:
tgcagcccagtgctcgcctaagtgtttaaaaatcctaccgagtgagagcaaacctcccactcgggggcttagctgcagcccagtgctcgcctaagtgtttaaaaatcctaccgagtggagagcaaacctcctactcgggggcttagctgcagcctagcgctcgcctaagtgtttaaaaatcctaccgagtggagagaaaacctcccactcggggacttagctgcgacccagtgctcgcctaagtaactgcaagacagtcggggcagagtaattaccttcgagcacgacgaacagcttcttggcgagtccaccaaaataagcctccagatcgttcctcttccccgctAGCTCACCTGCCTTGTCGTGCAGAGCCACGTTgtcgttcttcagtcggctgacctcttgattggctacctcgagagcagctttcagtctggagttctcctgctCAAGAGCTCCGACCGAGGCCATTTTCTCTTCAGCAAGCCTCGTTTTATCCAAGACCTCCTTCTGTGCCTCCgcaagatcttgatccttcttcttcggagcttcctccagtttatctgcgGCGCGTTGAGCGAAATcaacatcaagaatggacaagaaaGCCACTCGTCAAGAatggagaacctcaccagccataccttttgcttcttcttgcgccttcttcaaattctcctgagcaagcttcaagttaaggttgagctggatctgctgattctccaactcagtatagcgagctacaagttcgcaggatttctgtaaaaagaaaaatcagtcgacagacgtccaaaataagttgcttccgagtaactaagagacaatgatgacgtttctaagactacagccaaatcaagaacattcgacagtagtctcggggactacacccagtgggtgcactcagcgtgcccccactgtaaAAAAAAGTCGACTGCCCTCAGTCGACCGGATACAATCCCATttgacatggcctgaccagactgaatgaagaaatacagctacagcaacacaatataaagactacagtcgactgccagcagtccatcgtagtctcggggactacacccagtaggtgcACTTAGCGTtcccccactcgtccaagaattggcagacacacctagtgggtgtacaaatacaaagatcttcggaaaagagattcttcaaacagcatatcataacagaccaagtgttgagtcgactgacctagacgttgctctgaagagccgagctcgcgtcataagctgcttggctggcctcccgagccaccctcacttgctccatcatgatccccgcctggcgtatagcctcttttgcggcagccgcttggtcctcagggacaggGTACGCGGCAAAAAGCGAAGGCGGATCCgcagtcgacgtcgaaggccgCACACTTGTCAAAGGAATGGCGAAAGTCATAGAAGCCCGAgcggtgtcaccaccatcccgagctacggcctcagacgccggagcagattggggggtcttgtcagccgacgccctcttgttcctcctcactctcagcggttcgttgtcgtcgtcatccgggaggtcgataacatgaggaggggctacaaggaaaacattcaatcgaccagagttgcaataaatgttcagtcgactcaaagcggaacgtcagtaatcgtaccagggttggaggtaacggcatcctccatctcttggttgtcgtccttggcggagatcttaGAAGTAGCAACACTGCAAGTCTCGAAAGTCAATCAGTTGGCtcaatgaatcgaccaaggatttgtccacggtcgacaaagggaaacaagttttattattacccagaaatggtggggacggccatcttcatcttgggcagagccttgggcggcttggacggcgtcaCGCGTGGGTGTTTGGGAGCCTTTccagtcggcgtaggagaagaggtccgagggcgtttcgacgactgcccaacaggagcagtcgccCTACCACGCTCCCGCGCTGGGTCgtgtgtgagcttggatcgcccctccgggcgggggggggggggttcaacttcctcctcctcctcttcgctggagtcgacatCGTTgcctccctctccttcaccgtcggactcccactcgccttgatcgtctccgctctcacctccgctcgcctccccttcctcagttggcccctgtgccccattgggcgtcgagtacatctcggtagtcGCCTGGAGAACAACAGACAAGACGAAAGTCAATCGACctactcaaagaagaccaatgaagaaaacaagatctcagtcaggagcataaagacatacctggtccacgtcatacgagttgtcgagtggaattaccctcctgactcctcgggggttgtctttgttccccgtgatgctcgatagccacccctccagcatctcgtcAGTAACCTCCTCccggtggacccgagtggtgtcgtcgagacCAGAGTACAGCCATATCGGGTGGTCACGAgtctggagcggttggatgcgcctccggaggaagacctccagcaagtccatacagtcacgccctcacggacaagctcaaccactcgaccaaccagtactttgacttgggccttttcctccggcgtcactttcagagaagcaggtttttcagctcggtcaagagagaaagggggaagtccggtcgactgccctggggtcgcctggtcttgACAGTAAAACAAGGTCGCCTGCCAACcgcggaccgactccgggaaaatgatagatggaaaacaactctttcccctcgtctggatcgccaggcccccgcacagctgaatcacctgcgtcctttcgtcactcgacttggccttcttgaccgattgagaacggcaggtaaagatgtgcttgaagagtccccaatgggggcggcaacccaagaaaccctcacacatggaaatgaaagcagcaaggtatacgatggagttgggagtgaagtggtggagctgcgctccgaagaagttcagaaagctccgaaaaaaaatgatggggcggcagagaaaaccctcggtcgatatgggtggctaggagcacacACACTCACCGTCGCGAGGCTGAGGTTCGATCTCTCTCCACGGGAGACGCACAGCTtcatggggaatgactcccccctcgaccatgtcgtcgaggtcttcttgccGGACCACCGACggcatccaatcgccctggatccagccggcgggcagagcagaccttgaggaagatccgccccgagcagaTCTCTTCCCTTttccctgcgccgccgccttcttcgcgcgctccagagcggatgtcttgtccttcgccatcgtcgccggcAAATCTCGCACGGGTCTGCGGCGCTagggtgagagcggaggtggcggaggagcttgcgaagggagagaggaagaagagagcacaCTGTTTGGAAATCCCGAGCCGGCTACTTATAAGaggccgctcccgagtggctgactggtaggcccaggcaatccagtcaaatcccgcagcagacgcgcgcgcagtacgtggcgaaaaaggtggcacggaaatcgaggagcttccgctttatcgcttccgattactgcggccgctcccgtcccgcgcgcttcccgaaatccgAATCCCACGACATCCGCGGACTGCAAAACAACTTGTCAAAACAAAAGTCCCCGCTCGCGCCGACACTCGGTatgtcacaagtaaagaaattcactcgacgaaaggcctggaatggatcaaagcaactgaaagaggttgatgacgtcatccgtgacgattgacccaaaacgaGGAACTCATgtagcccaaagaaccagtcggaaggatctccaactctttccccactcaaacctcgatccattcgggggctaatgatgaagctatgtacctaggataggggcacggacctgtccaaagagccctacccaaggacatccctagaagaagtcacctttcaatcgacttgaaggtatcccactcgacgggttcaagacactcgaccaagaagctatcactcgaccatgaagccaaccactcgactgccaggagacctaaagtcactctgcaggcaaatggtcggctattaagtagtctttatggtcattatagcactttattaggggcgttaccagtaacgtccaaccttaaatgtaccttaaaccctgcatcactgagggcaggagagggccgacgaactctatataagccacccccctcctcagtatgaagggttcgcacccctgttgttcatacacacataattcaatcgaccgcctccgggcaccgagacgtagggctgttacttcctccgagaagggcctgaactcgtaatcctcgtgtgtttacaactttccaatagctgagatctagcctctccaaacaccccccctacatcactgtcagagttagaaccacgacagccgccgctgccgctgccgctgagCGCCGCCCGGTCCCAGCAACGAGCTTTCTCGCCCGACAGTCGTTTTCAGTGCAGGCAAAGGGCCATTGACCGCACAACTTCAACGACAGAATCATTGCGCCATGGAACGGAAGCGAGGGATCTCCAGTGAGTCCCAGTCCCAGGTGTGAGGATGAGCGAGCGCGCACGCGTAGAACGAACGACGGGTCGCTGAATCCGCCTGCGCTTGGTATATATTCCTTGCTCATTGCTCGGCCCGTGCGTGTTAGTGCCGGACGCGACGCGCTGTCAGCGGCGCCTGGGAGGGAATCGCAGGCGGTCCACGCGGGTTTCATGCCCCTATCCGCAGGTTATTCCGTGGCCGCCTCGCTTTTCGGTGGAGCTTTGCGAGGCCGATCAGGCGTCAGTTCATGGCGGATCTCGCCGGCTTTTTTCAACCTGCGTCGGTCGCAGACGGCACCTTTTCTGGCTTTGCTGCCTCCGCCTGCCGCCTGTCACCTGAACGCACCCGTCGAGCCAATGGGTCTCGTGCCGTCGCATGCTGCCGCACAAGAGTGGAGATGCCACTCGCCCGTCCGTCCGTCCATTGGTGATGAACTGATGATATGCTGGTTCCACAGTTTACATTTGATGAGCTGCGATTTGCGGCAGGATTTTTCTTATTTGTCTCCGCAAATAGGTTTTGTACctgtatttgaatttgtgtgccattgttctcgcaaaagaaaaaaaaatttgtGTGCCATTGTGCATTGATGcttattttttttagttttattgTGCATTGATGTTGTTGTTTCTTTGGCCTTAGAGGGAAAAACTAGATTTTTGATTTTAATTTTTCTAAACATCATGATCATGACAAAGTATGTATGTCCTCATGATTGATCTGCTTTAGTGAGTTTTTTTTGAGGTAGTGAGTTACCAAAGATAAGAGGTTGATTTTTAGGGGCTGTTTGATTTTAGGACTAGCGTTGTCACATTTTGCCATACATTGTTGTCAAGTTTGCATAAGGTTAGTTTatcaaaatgaaagccacaagttgaCAAGTCTAAggaaatcttgccacattttttgtgtataTGCCATGTGGGATCCAAATGTGGCTTGCTTAAGGTGTGGCTTGCTTAAGGTGTGGCTTGAACTAACAAATGTTGACTGAGAAATAACTATGTCTAAGTGAAGTGAGCTATAGACATTCCCAATATAAAACCGGTTGAAATTTCTTCAGGTTCCAGAAGGCAGAGTTGCACTGTATATATCGAAGTGACTTTGCTGCAGTCTAATCGGGCAACTAATGCTCCTTTTTCCCTCGTTTACCATCGGAAACTGCAAGTCTTTTCATCACCCCCAAAAAAACATGAACGGTTAAGTTACCATTGGAAAGCGGAAATCCCCTTGAACGAGTGACTAAATTGAGTCAACTGCTGTGAACTTCCCCAAAAAGAGTCTTGAGGGCCGTCTTCATGCAACGAATAAAACCAAATTTTGGTAGTAGTATGAGTATACTAAAATTTTCTCAAACTCTGTTCTGATTTCTGAAACCAATCGAACTTTAAAAGAAAATCAGCACTGGGTTCTTGACAATCTTTTTTCAGGCTAAGTTAGTAACGGATATATGACCAAATTGAACACCAAGAAGACGCAGAGACAGCCCATTCaatcaatgcaaaatcaataaCTGATTCGGTAGACCGTATGTACAAGAGGAAAATTACAGTGCACCAGTTGGGTAGACTTTGCAAAGACAGAGGTCGAAAGCAGTCAGCCCCACCGGCGGCCGATCACAGGTTGTGCAGCGGGTTCGACCCCGTCGGCGCGAACCTCTTGTCGTCCCGGAAGAAGCCGCCGAACCGCCGCGGGGCGAAGGGAGcgatggtggtggcgcggccgccCCGAGTCTGACGGCCCACCGTCCTCCTCCGCTCCTGCCTCCACTGCTCCGCCGGCACCGGAGCCAAGACGCCGGTGCGTGATGCAGAGTCAGGGGCGGAAGGTGACGGGACGACGAGGAGCGACGCCCCCCTCAGCGCGAGAGGGATGAGGGAGAGCAGTACGAGAATCTTGACGCAGTTCATGCCGGcggctccctctctctctttctctctcggcgTAGATATTGGTTGGGGCGGCGGAGTGAGCGGATATATGGGAGCGGCCGGTGAGTGAGAGGAGACGACAGTGGCGAGCATTGGCGTTGGTTGGCAACTTGCGTAAATGCGTAATCGGCAATGATGGACGGAATGGATGCAGTCATGCGGAGAGAGAAGAAACAGAGAGTGATTTGACgtaggagggagggaggggggagcAATGAGCCAAAGGGGGAGCAGCTTTCTAGAGGAGCAAGTGAGCCCAGCGTCGCGTATTATTCGTACCGGTTTTCGATTGGACGGGTGAGGAATCATGAAATGACAGTGGCATCCCTCACTGGCTCACT
Proteins encoded in this window:
- the LOC123106108 gene encoding uncharacterized protein; amino-acid sequence: MLATVVSSHSPAAPIYPLTPPPQPISTPREKEREGAAGMNCVKILVLLSLIPLALRGASLLVVPSPSAPDSASRTGVLAPVPAEQWRQERRRTVGRQTRGGRATTIAPFAPRRFGGFFRDDKRFAPTGSNPLHNL